CGCGTTCGGCATATCCGGGTGTGGCACATTCTTTTTGCCCGATGGCAATGCGGCGCCGTTGCATTCATCATCAACCTCAATGCCAAACTGTCTGAGGATTGCCCGTGCACGCAGCGCGCGTAGGTCATTCCACGACACAATATGGTGATCGTCAGTGCCAGCCGGGCCGACACGACCGGCAGCCCACAGGCTCAAGTTCAGATAGGCAAGATGTTTGTTTCTTTCTCGGTTTTCGAGCCGTTTAGCCGCCTTTCTTTGGATCTTAATCAGCTTTCGGTGTTTGATTTGATATTCCTGGCGCTCCACCATAATCTGCGTCGGCGTTTTGCCGGCTTTTTTGCCGTTCGCGGAGCGCATGACTTCTTGCCATATCGCGTCCTTCAATTCCGTCATCAAGGTGCTCATCGCCTGATAATCTTCGCCGGCAAGGTGAAAAAGATCCTCTTCAAATTCCTCTAA
The Gammaproteobacteria bacterium DNA segment above includes these coding regions:
- a CDS encoding AHH domain-containing protein, which codes for MSTIKTIDGITYEELSLEEFEEDLFHLAGEDYQAMSTLMTELKDAIWQEVMRSANGKKAGKTPTQIMVERQEYQIKHRKLIKIQRKAAKRLENRERNKHLAYLNLSLWAAGRVGPAGTDDHHIVSWNDLRALRARAILRQFGIEVDDECNGAALPSGKKNVPHPDMPNACAHKTVHTNVYYVNVEFLLEGLAVDPDTTKQNVVDLLREIARQLTEGTFPLKNRLDGKAV